A stretch of the Bacteroidales bacterium genome encodes the following:
- a CDS encoding anti-sigma regulatory factor, with protein MEFEYEIQGGDFSRAGFASSHLKKILKQINIDPKLIKKIVIALYEAEVNIVAHAYKGKIKVTIEPDRIDMDVSDKGPGIEDIDRAMEDGYSTASEEVREMGFGAGMGLSNIRNNSDELEINSTVNQGTELKIVKRLTK; from the coding sequence ATGGAATTTGAATATGAAATACAGGGAGGCGATTTTTCCAGGGCCGGTTTTGCTTCCAGTCACCTGAAAAAGATATTGAAGCAGATCAATATTGATCCCAAACTGATCAAGAAGATCGTGATTGCCCTTTATGAAGCTGAGGTCAATATTGTGGCTCACGCATATAAAGGAAAAATTAAGGTAACTATTGAGCCGGACCGGATTGATATGGATGTTTCTGATAAAGGGCCCGGAATTGAGGATATCGACAGAGCCATGGAAGACGGTTATTCCACTGCTTCGGAAGAGGTCAGGGAGATGGGGTTTGGAGCAGGTATGGGTTTATCCAATATAAGAAACAACTCGGATGAGTTGGAAATTAACAGTACAGTCAATCAAGGGACTGAACTAAAAATTGTCAAAAGATTAACTAAATAA
- a CDS encoding 4Fe-4S binding protein: MNKQAFHHALKIQKEICIGCAHCMNVCPTGALRVREGKAVLLEERCVDCGECYRACPVDAISVEQDDFNRIYDFSYSVVLVPEILFGQFPEDVDKDMIKETLQEMGFNEVVEVEHAAEILKDSTKNYTRNTSQEKPLISAFCPAIVRLIQVRFPSLVAQIILQKPPLDLTALYYKQKLVDQGIDSGDTGIFYVTQCAAKIASVKSPVGDTHANIDGVINLDFLYNKIYSTLKARNDSREAASPTDETLSPEGVKWSLTHGESDNCEGRCLAIDGINNVIEILEKVEDGEMDDVDFLELRACDESCAGGILNPANRFLTVERLRNKAKKLKKEEASGRKSASGIIDYQSYLLENIELHPVTPRSIMKLDEDMTRALKKMRKVKDLMNTLPGVDCGVCGSPSCSALAEDIVNHNGSLRDCIFIQRKYEHNNLQRAEDSYEIMKKIWGKNKLSNNY; this comes from the coding sequence ATGAATAAACAAGCTTTTCATCATGCATTGAAGATACAAAAGGAGATCTGTATCGGTTGCGCCCATTGCATGAATGTATGTCCCACGGGTGCATTACGGGTTCGTGAAGGTAAGGCGGTTTTGCTCGAAGAGAGATGTGTGGATTGTGGAGAATGTTATCGCGCCTGTCCCGTGGATGCAATTTCTGTTGAGCAGGACGATTTTAACCGGATATATGATTTCAGCTACAGTGTGGTTTTGGTTCCGGAGATTTTATTTGGGCAATTTCCGGAAGATGTGGATAAGGATATGATTAAAGAAACCTTACAGGAAATGGGTTTTAATGAAGTGGTAGAAGTGGAACATGCGGCTGAAATACTGAAAGACAGCACAAAAAACTATACACGGAATACAAGCCAGGAGAAACCGCTTATTTCTGCTTTTTGTCCTGCCATCGTGCGGCTCATTCAGGTGAGATTTCCTTCATTGGTGGCTCAAATTATTCTGCAGAAACCACCGCTTGATCTCACGGCCCTGTATTACAAGCAAAAGCTTGTCGATCAGGGTATTGATTCTGGTGATACAGGCATATTTTATGTCACGCAATGTGCGGCTAAAATAGCGTCGGTAAAAAGTCCGGTGGGCGATACCCATGCCAATATTGACGGAGTGATCAACCTGGATTTTCTTTATAATAAAATTTATTCTACGTTAAAAGCCCGGAATGATTCCAGGGAAGCTGCTTCACCCACCGACGAAACCCTTTCACCTGAAGGCGTTAAGTGGAGTCTTACCCACGGTGAGTCGGATAATTGTGAAGGCAGGTGTCTGGCAATCGATGGAATAAACAATGTGATTGAGATTCTTGAAAAGGTGGAAGACGGGGAAATGGATGATGTAGATTTCCTGGAACTCCGTGCTTGCGATGAGAGTTGTGCGGGAGGCATACTTAATCCTGCCAACCGGTTTTTGACTGTGGAACGCTTAAGAAATAAGGCCAAAAAGCTTAAAAAGGAGGAAGCATCAGGAAGAAAATCCGCCTCGGGGATCATTGACTATCAGAGCTACCTGCTGGAAAACATTGAACTCCATCCTGTCACACCCCGCTCCATAATGAAACTGGATGAGGATATGACCCGTGCGCTCAAGAAAATGCGCAAGGTGAAAGATCTGATGAACACGCTCCCGGGAGTTGACTGTGGCGTATGCGGTTCTCCGAGTTGTTCGGCGCTTGCCGAGGATATTGTGAATCATAATGGCAGTCTCAGGGATTGTATCTTTATACAGAGGAAATATGAACACAATAACCTTCAAAGAGCCGAAGATTCTTATGAAATCATGAAAAAAATATGGGGTAAAAATAAATTGAGTAACAATTATTAA
- a CDS encoding ATP-binding protein: MKTLSYHMLDIVQNSINAGADLIEISISENDKEGLFTIVIEDNGVGMDGETLRKAIDPCFSTRKERSVGLGLSLLKQNAERTGGNFSIDSTPGKGTRVKAEFVKDHLDCPAEGDLAGTIHQMIVFNPGKDFVYRHNKNSVGFEIDSRQIKEVLDNLPFHHPEISKYIEEMIRENLNELREETDIANETCI; encoded by the coding sequence ATGAAGACTTTGTCGTATCACATGTTGGATATCGTGCAGAATTCCATTAACGCAGGAGCTGATTTGATAGAAATTTCTATCAGTGAAAACGATAAAGAGGGATTGTTTACCATTGTCATCGAAGACAATGGTGTGGGAATGGATGGGGAAACCCTCCGAAAGGCCATAGATCCTTGTTTTTCTACACGAAAGGAAAGGAGTGTAGGTTTGGGTCTGTCTTTACTGAAACAAAATGCCGAAAGAACCGGAGGAAATTTTTCAATAGATTCCACCCCGGGGAAAGGAACCCGTGTAAAGGCCGAATTTGTCAAGGACCATCTTGACTGTCCTGCCGAAGGTGATTTAGCCGGAACCATTCATCAGATGATTGTATTCAATCCCGGAAAGGATTTTGTTTACAGGCATAATAAAAACAGTGTGGGTTTTGAGATCGATTCCCGTCAGATAAAAGAGGTGTTGGACAATTTACCATTTCATCATCCGGAAATAAGCAAATATATAGAGGAAATGATACGGGAAAATCTGAATGAGCTGAGAGAAGAAACCGATATCGCTAATGAAACCTGCATCTAG
- a CDS encoding serine kinase: MKVSDLVNNLGLVVYSGKKGLERSIKGGYASDLLSDVMGNAKEGQVWVTLQTHKNVAAIASLKDLAAVILVKGNRPDEDTAQHSDEEGVPVLGTDQNAFEITGQFYEKLKADGII; encoded by the coding sequence ATGAAGGTGTCAGATTTGGTTAATAATTTAGGGTTGGTTGTATATAGTGGTAAGAAGGGTTTGGAACGGTCCATAAAAGGAGGGTACGCTTCCGATCTCTTGAGTGATGTGATGGGGAATGCAAAGGAGGGCCAGGTTTGGGTTACGTTACAGACCCATAAGAATGTAGCGGCCATCGCATCGCTCAAGGATCTTGCCGCAGTGATACTTGTAAAAGGGAATCGTCCTGATGAAGATACTGCGCAGCATAGTGATGAAGAAGGAGTGCCTGTTCTGGGAACCGATCAGAATGCTTTTGAGATTACCGGCCAATTTTATGAAAAACTGAAGGCAGATGGAATTATTTAG
- a CDS encoding (2Fe-2S) ferredoxin domain-containing protein has protein sequence MAKIKSLEDLKKKKEHLQQKVDLRERADHPENYVQIKVGMATSGIASGAKEVMDYLVDELEKRNVEAVVTQAGDMGYSYAEPTIEVTKPGEEPVVFGYVDTKKADEIIEKYIKRGELVDGVLPQNYRTIDEE, from the coding sequence ATGGCAAAAATTAAATCTCTTGAAGACTTAAAAAAGAAAAAAGAGCATCTGCAACAAAAGGTAGATCTCCGGGAGCGTGCCGATCATCCTGAAAATTATGTTCAGATTAAGGTGGGAATGGCAACCAGTGGAATTGCTTCAGGTGCAAAAGAAGTGATGGATTATCTGGTGGACGAATTGGAAAAGCGAAATGTAGAGGCTGTTGTAACTCAAGCGGGAGATATGGGGTATAGCTATGCCGAACCCACCATTGAGGTAACAAAACCCGGGGAAGAACCCGTGGTTTTTGGCTATGTGGACACGAAAAAAGCGGATGAGATCATTGAAAAATATATTAAACGGGGCGAGCTGGTGGATGGTGTTCTGCCACAGAATTACAGAACAATTGATGAGGAATAA
- a CDS encoding PHP domain-containing protein, with amino-acid sequence MELFRADMHIHTVLSPCGSLEMSPWNIISRAKEKGLDILGITDHNSTRQCEVMKQVGAREGISILCGVEINTREEVHCLAFFEHTRNLEAFEKLLDKHLPDIKNDPEKFGYQAVVNEHEQILDQPEKLLITAIDLNIEEVENKVHEMGGIFIPAHIDRMRNGIIAQLGFIPGALQCDALEISPFTDTRSMLAEHGYLKKYMFVRGSDAHYPEDIGKGYTLFSVENTEFSEIRMALGGINGRKTEIV; translated from the coding sequence ATGGAATTATTTAGAGCGGATATGCATATTCATACCGTATTGTCTCCCTGTGGCAGTCTGGAGATGAGCCCGTGGAATATTATTTCCAGGGCTAAAGAGAAAGGTCTGGATATTCTCGGAATCACCGATCACAATTCAACGCGTCAATGTGAGGTTATGAAACAGGTGGGTGCCAGAGAAGGCATTTCTATTTTATGCGGTGTGGAGATCAACACAAGGGAAGAGGTTCATTGTCTGGCTTTTTTCGAACATACCCGGAATCTGGAAGCTTTTGAAAAGCTGCTGGATAAACACCTGCCGGATATTAAAAATGATCCTGAGAAATTCGGTTATCAGGCAGTGGTAAATGAGCATGAGCAAATACTGGATCAACCTGAGAAACTGCTCATCACTGCCATTGATCTGAATATTGAAGAGGTTGAAAATAAGGTTCATGAAATGGGAGGAATTTTTATTCCCGCCCATATCGATCGGATGCGCAATGGTATTATTGCCCAGTTGGGCTTCATCCCCGGGGCTTTGCAGTGTGATGCCCTGGAAATTTCCCCTTTCACCGATACTCGCAGCATGCTTGCTGAGCATGGCTATTTGAAAAAATATATGTTTGTGCGTGGTTCAGATGCCCATTATCCTGAGGATATTGGCAAGGGATATACTTTGTTTTCCGTTGAAAATACGGAATTTTCCGAGATAAGAATGGCTTTGGGCGGTATTAACGGAAGAAAAACCGAAATCGTATGA